A DNA window from Janibacter sp. A1S7 contains the following coding sequences:
- the phoU gene encoding phosphate signaling complex protein PhoU, whose product MRQVFHDELEQVSADLVELAHLVGSAIRRSTSALLDADVQLAEQVIEADQEIDERRNQLDLKSIDLLARQAPVASDLRAVVTSMRMSSDLERMGDLARHVAKVARLRYPTSAVPDEMRASFLQMGHVAERIVAKVADILVSQSLEGARAIEEIDDELDELHRSMFARLADSRWEHGSSAAVDVALLSRYYERFGDHAVTVARRVRFLVTGEIDGVDDEEVDVDDGV is encoded by the coding sequence ATGCGTCAGGTCTTCCACGACGAGCTCGAGCAGGTGTCCGCCGACCTGGTCGAGCTCGCCCACCTCGTCGGCTCGGCCATCCGCCGCTCCACGTCCGCGCTGCTCGATGCCGACGTGCAGCTCGCAGAGCAGGTCATCGAGGCCGACCAGGAGATCGACGAGCGCCGCAACCAGCTCGACCTGAAGTCGATCGACCTGCTGGCCCGCCAGGCCCCGGTCGCCAGCGACCTGCGCGCGGTCGTCACCTCAATGCGCATGTCCAGCGATCTGGAGCGGATGGGGGACCTCGCCCGTCACGTGGCCAAGGTCGCCCGGCTGCGCTACCCGACGAGCGCCGTCCCCGACGAGATGCGCGCGTCCTTCCTCCAGATGGGGCACGTCGCCGAGCGGATCGTCGCGAAGGTCGCCGACATCCTCGTGTCGCAGAGTCTCGAGGGGGCCCGCGCCATCGAGGAGATCGACGACGAGCTCGACGAGCTGCACCGCTCGATGTTCGCCCGGCTGGCCGACAGCCGCTGGGAGCACGGCAGCAGCGCGGCCGTCGACGTCGCCCTGCTCAGCCGCTACTACGAGCGCTTCGGCGACCATGCCGTCACCGTCGCCCGCCGCGTGCGCTTCCTCGTCACGGGCGAGATCGACGGGGTCGACGACGAGGAGGTCGACGTCGACGACGGCGTCTGA
- a CDS encoding phosphomannose isomerase type II C-terminal cupin domain, producing MSNLPDPRRSIFVSERPWGRFEQFTSNQTTTVKIVTVAPGHRLSLQTHEYRGEFWQVLDGPLDVTVGDRSWTAGTGEKVWVPPGAVHRMGNSGDAPARILEIGFGDFDESDIVRLEDDYRR from the coding sequence GTGAGCAACCTGCCCGACCCGAGACGATCGATCTTCGTCTCCGAGCGGCCCTGGGGCCGCTTCGAGCAGTTCACCAGCAACCAGACGACGACCGTCAAGATCGTCACCGTGGCGCCGGGCCACCGGCTGTCGTTGCAGACCCACGAGTACCGGGGCGAGTTCTGGCAGGTCCTCGACGGACCGCTGGACGTCACCGTCGGCGACCGTTCGTGGACGGCCGGGACCGGCGAGAAGGTGTGGGTCCCCCCGGGCGCCGTGCACCGGATGGGCAACTCGGGCGATGCGCCGGCACGGATCCTCGAGATCGGCTTCGGCGACTTCGACGAGAGCGACATCGTGCGCCTCGAGGACGACTACCGCCGCTGA
- a CDS encoding phosphoglyceromutase, which produces MSTLILLRHGRSDWNEKNLFTGWVDVDLTDRGRQEAVRGGQLMTQAGLLPDVVHTSVLRRAITTANIALDEADRHWIPVRRDWRLNERHYGALQGLDKAATREKYGEEQFMLWRRSFDTPPPRIDTDDEYAQTGDPRYAGIEIPRTECLKDVIERLMPYWEGPIREDLAAGRTVLVTAHGNSLRALVKHLDGISDEDIAGLNIPTGMPLVYDLGEDFMPTGPAEYLDPEAAAAEAAKVAGQGG; this is translated from the coding sequence ATGTCGACACTCATCCTGCTGCGCCACGGGCGCTCCGACTGGAACGAAAAGAACCTCTTCACCGGCTGGGTCGACGTCGACCTGACCGACCGGGGCCGCCAGGAGGCCGTCCGCGGTGGGCAGCTGATGACGCAGGCAGGTCTCCTCCCGGACGTCGTGCACACGTCCGTGCTGCGCCGGGCGATCACCACCGCCAACATCGCGCTCGACGAGGCCGACCGGCACTGGATCCCGGTCCGTCGCGACTGGCGCCTCAACGAGCGCCACTACGGCGCCCTGCAGGGTCTGGACAAGGCCGCGACCCGGGAGAAGTACGGCGAGGAGCAGTTCATGCTGTGGCGCCGCAGTTTCGACACCCCGCCACCGCGGATCGACACCGACGACGAGTACGCGCAGACCGGCGACCCGCGCTACGCCGGTATCGAGATCCCGCGCACCGAGTGCCTGAAGGACGTCATCGAGCGCCTCATGCCCTACTGGGAGGGACCGATCCGCGAGGACCTGGCCGCCGGCAGGACCGTCCTGGTGACCGCCCACGGCAACTCGCTGCGGGCCCTGGTCAAGCACCTCGACGGCATCAGCGACGAGGACATCGCCGGGCTGAACATCCCGACCGGCATGCCGCTGGTCTACGACCTCGGCGAGGACTTCATGCCCACCGGCCCGGCCGAGTACCTCGACCCCGAGGCGGCCGCTGCCGAGGCCGCGAAGGTGGCCGGTCAGGGCGGATAG
- a CDS encoding DUF2516 family protein, translating into MQIIGQIQAWIILGLGLLALAMEVYALLHAVRQRPDAFTAAGKQSKTFWVVALAIATLLGFAVLGGGLGLLAIIGIVVAGVYLADVRPAIDAVMGRRR; encoded by the coding sequence GTGCAGATCATCGGTCAGATCCAGGCGTGGATCATCCTCGGTCTGGGGCTGCTCGCCCTGGCCATGGAGGTCTACGCCCTCCTCCATGCCGTCCGGCAGCGCCCGGACGCCTTCACGGCCGCGGGGAAGCAGTCCAAGACCTTCTGGGTCGTGGCCCTGGCGATCGCGACGCTGCTGGGCTTCGCCGTGCTCGGTGGCGGGCTCGGCCTGCTCGCGATCATCGGCATCGTCGTCGCGGGTGTCTACCTCGCCGATGTGAGGCCCGCCATAGACGCTGTCATGGGCCGCCGTCGCTGA
- a CDS encoding asparaginase translates to MTAQAPDTTSLDEAPVLVHVTRGGFVESAHRATLVATDPAGGTPLRHGRVDDPVLPRSSLKPIQALAMVRAGLDLPAHLLALVCASHSGQDVHREGVGEVLATVGLDLTALQNTPALPLGEVEHARWLAAGRTPEPVAQDCSGKHAGMLATCKLNDWPIEDYLDPRHPLQQAIRATTAQVVGPVTHTTVDGCGAPLFAVPLRGLATAFGVIAGADEATDEGRIATAMRTAPHMVGGTGRDVTAFMESVPGLVAKDGAESVYAAGLADGRGIAIKVADGTAQPRARRGLLAHSLLALGVDSEGLRTLADQPVLGHGHRVGAVEVVGLSS, encoded by the coding sequence ATGACCGCCCAGGCCCCTGACACCACCAGTCTCGACGAGGCCCCCGTGCTGGTCCACGTGACCCGCGGGGGCTTCGTCGAGTCCGCCCACCGAGCGACGCTCGTCGCCACCGACCCCGCCGGGGGAACCCCCCTTCGTCACGGCCGGGTCGACGACCCCGTCCTGCCGCGCTCCTCGCTCAAGCCGATCCAGGCGCTGGCGATGGTGCGCGCCGGACTCGACCTGCCTGCCCACCTGCTCGCCCTGGTGTGCGCGAGTCACTCGGGGCAGGACGTCCACCGCGAGGGTGTCGGCGAGGTGCTCGCGACCGTCGGCCTCGACCTGACGGCACTGCAGAACACCCCTGCCCTGCCCCTGGGCGAGGTCGAGCACGCCCGTTGGCTCGCCGCCGGGCGCACGCCCGAACCGGTCGCCCAGGACTGTTCCGGCAAGCACGCCGGCATGCTCGCGACCTGCAAGCTCAACGACTGGCCGATCGAGGACTACCTCGACCCCCGGCACCCCCTCCAGCAGGCGATCCGGGCCACCACCGCGCAGGTCGTCGGCCCGGTGACCCACACGACCGTGGACGGGTGCGGCGCACCGCTCTTCGCCGTACCGCTGCGTGGGTTGGCCACGGCCTTCGGGGTCATCGCCGGTGCGGACGAGGCCACCGACGAAGGGAGGATCGCCACCGCCATGCGGACGGCGCCGCACATGGTGGGCGGCACCGGTCGGGACGTCACGGCCTTCATGGAGTCCGTCCCCGGCCTCGTCGCCAAGGACGGCGCCGAGTCGGTCTACGCCGCCGGCCTCGCCGACGGCCGGGGCATCGCGATCAAGGTCGCCGACGGAACCGCCCAACCTCGTGCCCGCCGGGGCCTGCTCGCGCACTCCCTGCTCGCCCTCGGCGTCGACTCCGAGGGACTGCGCACCCTGGCCGACCAGCCCGTGCTCGGCCACGGCCACCGGGTGGGTGCCGTCGAGGTCGTCGGGCTGTCCTCGTGA
- the dtd gene encoding D-aminoacyl-tRNA deacylase — MRTVVQRVSSARVRVGGETVGEIGPGLVALVGVTHDDGPEEIATTVRKIAELRIMSGETSVTDSGGAVLVVSQFTLHADIRKGRRPSWNAAAPGPVAEPVVDAVAAGLRERGLTVATGRFGAEMAVDIHGDGPVTLVIDAPA, encoded by the coding sequence GTGAGGACGGTCGTCCAACGGGTGAGCTCGGCGCGCGTGCGCGTCGGTGGCGAGACGGTCGGCGAGATCGGCCCCGGTCTCGTCGCGCTGGTCGGTGTGACGCACGACGACGGGCCCGAGGAGATCGCGACGACGGTGCGCAAGATCGCCGAGCTGCGCATCATGTCCGGCGAGACGTCGGTGACCGACAGCGGCGGCGCCGTGCTCGTGGTCAGCCAGTTCACCCTCCATGCCGACATCCGCAAGGGGCGCCGCCCGTCGTGGAATGCCGCTGCCCCCGGCCCGGTCGCCGAGCCGGTCGTCGACGCCGTCGCCGCAGGACTGCGTGAGCGCGGCCTGACCGTGGCCACCGGCCGGTTCGGCGCCGAGATGGCCGTCGACATCCACGGTGACGGTCCGGTGACGCTCGTCATCGACGCCCCCGCATAG
- a CDS encoding sensor histidine kinase → MEPTTAAILGGLAGLLIGFLVWAAITMSDRERAAQPQPEPEVPRGVGDVLAVLRSSGVVLDPTGGVVTTSPAAVTYGLVRGGRLAHPEIRGIAEKVARDGVIREAQFELSRQGLRSSVYVSARVAPLGSRHLLLLVEDQTQGRRVEETRRDFVANVSHELKTPVGGISLLAEAVMDAKDDPEAVDRFARRMQSEATRLSSLIKEIVELSRLQGTPVLQDPQLVDIEDVIQLALEHVHIEAEAKRITLTDKVADELYVRGDEDMLVTAVRNLVGNAIAYSDADTSIGVGARLVDETVEIAVTDQGSGVPEAEQSRIFERFYRMDMARSRATGGTGLGLSIVKHICANHGGDVRVWSDGQHGSTFTIRLPVAPETLESLDQSLDPMTPTKEFRR, encoded by the coding sequence GTGGAGCCAACGACCGCGGCAATTCTGGGTGGCCTTGCCGGCCTGCTCATCGGATTCCTCGTCTGGGCCGCGATCACCATGAGCGACCGGGAGCGTGCGGCTCAGCCGCAGCCGGAGCCGGAGGTGCCCCGCGGCGTCGGAGACGTGCTCGCCGTGCTGCGCTCGTCCGGGGTGGTCCTCGACCCGACCGGTGGGGTCGTCACCACCTCGCCGGCAGCCGTGACCTACGGACTCGTGCGTGGCGGGCGCCTCGCCCACCCGGAGATCCGTGGGATCGCGGAGAAGGTCGCCCGTGACGGTGTGATCCGCGAGGCCCAGTTCGAGCTGAGCCGGCAGGGCCTGCGCTCCTCGGTGTACGTCTCGGCACGGGTGGCGCCCCTGGGCTCACGGCACCTCCTGCTGCTCGTGGAGGACCAGACACAGGGGCGGCGCGTGGAGGAGACGCGTCGCGACTTCGTCGCCAACGTCAGCCACGAGCTGAAGACCCCGGTCGGTGGCATCTCCCTGCTCGCCGAGGCCGTCATGGATGCCAAGGACGACCCCGAGGCCGTCGACCGGTTCGCTCGTCGCATGCAGAGCGAGGCCACCCGCCTGTCCAGCCTGATCAAGGAGATCGTCGAGCTCTCCCGTCTGCAGGGCACTCCGGTGCTGCAGGACCCGCAGCTGGTCGACATCGAGGACGTGATCCAGCTGGCCCTGGAGCACGTGCACATCGAGGCGGAGGCCAAGCGGATCACCCTGACCGACAAGGTCGCCGACGAGCTCTACGTGCGCGGCGACGAGGACATGCTCGTCACCGCAGTGCGCAACCTCGTCGGCAATGCCATCGCCTACTCCGACGCCGACACCTCGATCGGCGTGGGGGCGAGGCTGGTGGACGAGACGGTCGAGATCGCCGTGACCGACCAGGGTTCCGGCGTCCCCGAGGCCGAGCAGTCCCGCATCTTCGAGCGCTTCTACCGGATGGACATGGCCCGCTCCCGCGCCACCGGGGGCACCGGGCTGGGCCTGTCCATCGTCAAGCACATCTGCGCCAACCACGGTGGCGACGTGCGGGTCTGGAGCGATGGGCAGCACGGTTCGACCTTCACGATCCGACTCCCCGTCGCTCCCGAGACGCTCGAGTCGCTCGACCAGAGCCTGGACCCGATGACCCCCACAAAGGAGTTCCGCCGATGA
- a CDS encoding class I SAM-dependent methyltransferase has translation MSSHRPVGSITRGTTNPNRLRRCDRWLVSTHRRVLRAGTPPVLVDLGHGASGVTTAEWAQRVRTVRPDARVRGLEIDPARVVSAQAWAGPGVEFTLGGFEVPLPRGQRARVIRAFNVLRQYDEEEVEAPWATMLARLDDHGILIEGTCDELGRLGSWITLDGGGPRTLTLSWRLRDLGPQRQPSTVAARLPKALIHRNIPGEPVHDLLGRLDDAWRWAAPFAPYGPRQRAVAAIGEVAKQVPVVGRSDRWRLGELTVPWSLVAPRSGPLARSQRR, from the coding sequence GTGTCCAGCCACCGTCCCGTCGGCAGCATCACCCGCGGAACGACCAATCCGAACCGATTGCGCCGGTGCGACCGGTGGCTGGTGTCGACCCACCGTCGTGTCCTGCGCGCCGGGACGCCGCCGGTCCTCGTCGACCTCGGCCACGGCGCCAGCGGGGTGACGACGGCGGAGTGGGCCCAGCGTGTGCGCACCGTGCGGCCGGACGCGCGGGTGCGCGGTCTGGAGATCGACCCGGCGCGGGTGGTGAGCGCCCAGGCATGGGCCGGCCCGGGTGTGGAGTTCACCCTCGGTGGCTTCGAGGTACCCCTCCCCCGTGGCCAGCGGGCACGGGTCATTCGCGCCTTCAACGTGCTGCGCCAGTACGACGAGGAGGAGGTCGAGGCACCCTGGGCGACGATGCTCGCGCGTCTGGACGACCACGGCATCCTCATCGAGGGCACCTGCGACGAGCTCGGTCGCCTCGGCAGCTGGATCACGCTCGACGGCGGGGGGCCACGCACGCTCACCCTCTCCTGGCGGTTGCGCGACCTCGGCCCGCAGAGGCAACCCTCGACCGTCGCCGCACGGCTGCCCAAGGCACTCATCCACCGCAACATCCCCGGCGAACCGGTCCACGACCTGCTCGGGCGGCTCGATGACGCGTGGCGGTGGGCCGCCCCCTTCGCCCCCTACGGTCCTCGGCAGCGCGCAGTGGCGGCGATCGGCGAGGTCGCGAAGCAGGTCCCGGTCGTCGGTCGGTCCGACCGGTGGCGCCTCGGCGAGCTGACCGTGCCGTGGTCGCTCGTGGCGCCACGCTCCGGCCCGCTGGCTCGATCTCAGCGGCGGTAG
- the mshA gene encoding D-inositol-3-phosphate glycosyltransferase, which produces MNDQPIRRVAMISVHTSPLEQPGAGDAGGLNVYVVESARELAARGVEVEIFTRRTAADLPDVVEMEPGVVVRHIDAGPYEGLLKEDLPGQLCAFAAGMMREIARVPDGHYDVAHSHYWLSGQVGWLVAERWQVPLVHTMHTMARVKNRKLAEDDVPEPPGREIGEAQVVDIADRLIANTLQEGDELIEYYDADPDKVQVVPPGVDLTTFAPGDRDDARSRVGLPQDAVVLLFVGRIQPLKGPHVLVRAAAELLERRPELRGRLVVAVLGGASGRGLVAPDRLQQLGEELGVAEVLHLVPPAGRADLADWYRAADLVAVPSHTESFGLVAIEAQATGALVVAADVGGLRTAVGDGGVLVAGHDPQDWSRQLEELIDDPAGAERLRGRARAHATAFGWSSTVDRLLDVYAGAVAERHNVLVEVAR; this is translated from the coding sequence GTGAACGATCAGCCGATCCGCCGCGTGGCCATGATCAGCGTGCACACCTCGCCGCTGGAGCAGCCGGGCGCGGGCGATGCCGGCGGGCTGAACGTCTACGTCGTCGAGTCCGCCCGCGAGCTTGCTGCTCGCGGGGTCGAGGTGGAGATCTTCACCCGGCGCACGGCGGCGGACCTGCCCGACGTCGTCGAGATGGAGCCCGGGGTGGTCGTGCGCCACATCGACGCCGGGCCCTACGAGGGCCTGCTCAAGGAGGACCTGCCGGGTCAGCTGTGCGCCTTCGCCGCGGGGATGATGCGGGAGATCGCCCGGGTCCCGGACGGCCACTACGACGTGGCGCACTCGCACTACTGGCTCTCCGGGCAGGTCGGGTGGCTCGTCGCCGAACGCTGGCAGGTGCCGCTCGTGCACACGATGCACACGATGGCGCGCGTGAAGAACCGCAAGCTCGCCGAGGACGACGTCCCCGAGCCCCCCGGCCGGGAGATCGGCGAGGCGCAGGTCGTCGACATCGCCGACCGGCTCATCGCCAACACCCTGCAGGAGGGCGACGAGCTGATCGAGTACTACGACGCGGACCCGGACAAGGTCCAGGTCGTCCCGCCCGGGGTGGACCTGACCACCTTCGCCCCCGGTGACCGCGACGACGCACGCTCGCGGGTCGGCCTGCCGCAGGATGCGGTCGTGCTGCTCTTCGTCGGTCGGATCCAGCCGCTCAAGGGCCCGCACGTCCTCGTGCGGGCCGCCGCCGAGCTGCTCGAGCGGCGCCCCGAGTTGCGTGGACGCCTCGTCGTGGCCGTCCTCGGTGGCGCCTCTGGCCGGGGTCTGGTGGCGCCGGACCGGTTGCAGCAGCTCGGTGAGGAGCTCGGGGTCGCCGAGGTGTTGCACCTGGTGCCACCGGCGGGCCGCGCCGACCTGGCCGACTGGTACCGTGCCGCGGACCTCGTCGCGGTGCCCTCGCACACCGAGTCGTTCGGCCTGGTCGCCATCGAGGCGCAGGCCACCGGGGCGCTCGTCGTCGCGGCGGACGTCGGTGGTCTGCGCACCGCGGTCGGCGACGGTGGCGTCCTCGTCGCCGGGCACGACCCGCAGGACTGGTCACGTCAGCTGGAGGAGCTCATCGACGACCCCGCCGGGGCCGAGCGGCTGCGCGGCCGCGCCCGGGCGCACGCCACGGCCTTCGGATGGTCGTCGACGGTGGACCGGCTCCTCGATGTCTACGCTGGCGCCGTGGCGGAACGTCACAACGTGCTCGTGGAGGTGGCTCGATGA
- a CDS encoding response regulator transcription factor, which yields MTRILVVEDEVSFSDPLSYLLEKEGYEVAVAENGPDAISAFESDGADLVLLDLMLPGLSGIDVCRTIRQRSNVPVIMLTAKDGEIDKVVGLEIGADDYVTKPYSSRELLARIKAVLRRRAEPDELLPSTLEGGPVRMDVERHVVAVHGEQVQLPLKEFELLEMLLRNAGRVLTRAQLIDRVWGSDYVGDTKTLDVHVKRLRAKVEPDPAKPVHIVTVRGLGYKFEG from the coding sequence ATGACACGCATCCTCGTGGTCGAGGACGAGGTGTCCTTCTCCGACCCCCTGTCGTACCTGCTGGAGAAGGAGGGGTACGAGGTGGCAGTCGCCGAGAACGGCCCCGACGCCATCTCGGCCTTCGAGTCCGACGGTGCCGATCTGGTGCTGCTCGACCTGATGCTCCCGGGCCTGTCCGGCATCGACGTCTGTCGCACGATCCGACAGCGCTCCAACGTGCCGGTCATCATGCTGACCGCCAAGGACGGGGAGATCGACAAGGTGGTCGGGCTGGAGATCGGCGCCGACGACTACGTCACCAAGCCGTACAGCTCGCGCGAGCTGCTCGCCCGGATCAAGGCCGTCCTGCGTCGTCGCGCCGAGCCGGATGAGCTGCTGCCCTCGACGCTCGAGGGCGGGCCGGTGCGCATGGACGTCGAGCGGCACGTCGTGGCCGTGCACGGCGAGCAGGTCCAGCTGCCACTCAAGGAGTTCGAGCTCCTCGAGATGTTGCTGCGCAACGCCGGCCGGGTCCTCACCCGCGCCCAGCTGATCGACCGGGTCTGGGGCAGCGACTACGTCGGGGACACCAAGACCCTGGACGTGCACGTCAAGCGGCTGCGCGCCAAGGTCGAGCCCGACCCCGCCAAGCCGGTGCA
- a CDS encoding YbjN domain-containing protein, translated as MNDKEQALEVVRSVIAETGIESEPGTRDGEVVVTLPGEKKLKTVASLVVGEQALAVTAFVIRNADENHGEFYRFLLRRNLRMPLLAYSIDSVGDVYVGGRIPLRAVTPQVVDQVLGVLLEAADEPFNELLLIGFRSSMQKEWDWRVSRGESLRNLEAFRSVLEH; from the coding sequence ATGAACGACAAGGAACAGGCCCTCGAGGTGGTCCGCTCGGTCATCGCCGAGACCGGGATCGAGAGCGAGCCCGGGACCCGGGACGGCGAGGTCGTCGTCACCCTTCCGGGGGAGAAGAAGCTGAAGACCGTCGCCTCGCTCGTCGTCGGCGAGCAGGCCCTGGCGGTGACGGCCTTCGTCATCCGCAACGCGGACGAGAACCATGGGGAGTTCTACCGGTTCCTGCTGCGCCGCAACCTGCGCATGCCCTTGCTCGCCTACTCCATCGACTCCGTGGGCGACGTCTACGTCGGGGGGAGGATCCCCCTTCGCGCCGTGACACCTCAGGTGGTCGACCAGGTCCTCGGTGTCCTGCTGGAGGCTGCCGACGAGCCCTTCAACGAGCTGCTGCTCATCGGCTTCCGCAGCTCGATGCAGAAGGAGTGGGACTGGCGGGTCTCGCGGGGCGAGTCCCTGCGCAACCTCGAGGCCTTCCGGTCGGTGCTGGAGCACTGA